Proteins encoded in a region of the Bacillus sp. T3 genome:
- the hxlA gene encoding 3-hexulose-6-phosphate synthase — MKLQLALDLVDIPGAIEVVREVEEYIDVIEIGTPVVINEGLRAVKEVKAAFPNITVLADLKIMDAAGYEVSQAAAAGADIITILGTAEDESIKGAVVEARKQNKQVLADMIAVKDIASRAKELDELGVDYICVHTGYDLQAIGKNSFEDLSTIKSVVKNAKTAIAGGIKLETLPDVIKEQPDLVIVGGGITSKEDKKAVAAKMKELIALG, encoded by the coding sequence ATGAAATTACAATTAGCTTTAGATCTTGTTGATATTCCAGGAGCAATCGAGGTTGTAAGGGAAGTAGAAGAATACATTGACGTCATTGAAATTGGTACACCAGTTGTGATTAACGAGGGACTTCGAGCAGTTAAAGAAGTAAAAGCTGCTTTCCCGAACATTACGGTATTGGCTGATCTTAAAATTATGGATGCAGCTGGTTATGAAGTTAGTCAAGCGGCGGCAGCTGGTGCTGATATCATCACGATTCTTGGCACGGCAGAGGATGAGTCAATTAAAGGTGCTGTGGTAGAAGCTAGAAAACAAAATAAACAAGTGCTTGCTGATATGATTGCCGTAAAAGATATTGCCAGTCGGGCAAAGGAACTGGATGAGCTTGGCGTGGATTATATTTGCGTTCATACTGGTTACGACCTTCAAGCAATCGGGAAAAACTCTTTTGAAGACCTTTCCACAATTAAAAGCGTTGTAAAAAATGCCAAAACGGCGATTGCCGGTGGAATAAAGCTAGAAACCCTTCCAGATGTCATTAAAGAACAGCCTGACCTTGTCATCGTAGGTGGAGGAATTACAAGCAAGGAAGATAAAAAAGCTGTTGCCGCTAAAATGAAAGAATTAATTGCATTAGGATAA
- the hxlB gene encoding 6-phospho-3-hexuloisomerase → MQTTQYLDKVITELSQTAPLISNHEAEQLVNKMLESNKIFVAGAGRSGFMGKSFAMRMMHMGIDAYVVGETVTANLEKEDLLIIGSGSGETKTLVSIAEKAKSIGGTVAAVTINPHSTIGSLADIIIKLPGSPKDQSAGDYRTIQPMGSLFEQTMLLFYDALILRIMEKNGLDSNTMYGKHANLE, encoded by the coding sequence ATGCAGACGACCCAATATTTGGATAAAGTGATCACAGAATTAAGTCAAACGGCCCCTTTAATCTCAAATCATGAGGCAGAACAGTTAGTCAACAAAATGTTAGAATCAAACAAAATATTCGTTGCTGGTGCTGGTCGATCTGGATTCATGGGCAAATCATTCGCAATGAGAATGATGCACATGGGAATTGACGCCTATGTAGTCGGTGAAACCGTGACCGCTAATCTAGAAAAAGAGGATTTGTTAATCATCGGCTCTGGTTCAGGCGAGACAAAAACGTTAGTTTCGATTGCTGAAAAGGCAAAAAGCATTGGAGGAACCGTTGCCGCCGTAACGATAAACCCTCATTCTACTATCGGTAGTTTAGCTGACATTATCATTAAATTGCCTGGATCCCCGAAAGATCAATCAGCTGGGGATTATAGAACAATCCAACCAATGGGATCCCTATTCGAGCAAACGATGTTGTTATTTTATGATGCATTAATTTTGCGCATTATGGAGAAAAATGGGTTAGACTCCAATACGATGTATGGGAAGCACGCAAACCTAGAATAA
- a CDS encoding helix-turn-helix domain-containing protein — MNHLRKKTLYCEKELTLSIIGGKWKMLILWYLGKEGTKRFGELRKLIPDITQRMLVNQLRELEEDNIVDRKVYPVVPPKVEYSLTQQGESLLPILEEMYTWGKNYMETNQSNELHYHDGAQK; from the coding sequence ATGAATCATCTGCGAAAAAAAACCTTGTACTGTGAAAAAGAACTTACACTTTCAATCATCGGTGGAAAATGGAAAATGCTCATTTTATGGTATTTAGGGAAAGAAGGAACAAAACGATTTGGTGAGCTTCGAAAGTTGATTCCAGATATTACGCAAAGAATGCTGGTAAATCAATTGCGAGAATTAGAAGAAGATAACATCGTCGATCGTAAAGTTTATCCAGTTGTTCCACCTAAAGTGGAGTATTCATTGACTCAACAAGGAGAAAGCTTATTGCCTATATTAGAAGAAATGTATACATGGGGTAAAAATTATATGGAAACAAATCAATCAAATGAATTACACTATCATGATGGAGCTCAAAAATAA
- a CDS encoding DUF559 domain-containing protein: MGFEEEYQSFMNAHLQARTGERLRRLQEGHTHAEMLFLRQVWWPLFYHFRYLHPEFEVNDFKDGKRYLDFAYIRPAIRICLEVDGYGPHLKNVSRWQFSDNLERQNQLVIDGWTVIRFSYDQVKENPRRCQQIVQQVIGRWLGDELDQTSLSFVEKEVLRLAIRKGEAIYPKEVAEYLRLSNKTVIKVLSQLVNKMMLIPASRVKRVRSYRLGDQVKHPIG; this comes from the coding sequence ATGGGATTTGAAGAAGAATATCAGTCCTTTATGAATGCCCACTTGCAGGCGAGAACCGGAGAACGGTTACGGCGCTTACAAGAAGGTCACACCCATGCTGAAATGTTATTTTTGAGGCAAGTGTGGTGGCCGTTATTTTACCATTTCCGGTATCTCCATCCAGAATTTGAAGTCAACGATTTCAAGGATGGCAAAAGGTATTTGGATTTTGCTTATATTCGTCCGGCCATTCGAATTTGCCTTGAGGTCGACGGATATGGTCCTCACCTAAAGAATGTTAGCAGATGGCAATTTTCAGACAACCTGGAACGTCAAAACCAGTTGGTGATAGATGGATGGACCGTGATCCGCTTTTCTTATGATCAGGTAAAAGAGAATCCTCGTCGATGTCAACAAATTGTTCAGCAAGTGATTGGCCGATGGCTGGGGGATGAACTGGACCAGACATCTCTGTCCTTTGTCGAAAAGGAAGTGCTTCGGCTCGCGATACGGAAAGGGGAAGCCATATACCCTAAAGAAGTCGCGGAGTATTTAAGGCTAAGTAATAAGACGGTAATAAAAGTACTTTCTCAACTAGTCAATAAAATGATGCTGATTCCCGCATCCAGGGTCAAGAGGGTCCGCTCATATCGATTGGGGGATCAGGTTAAGCACCCAATTGGATAA
- a CDS encoding MFS transporter — protein MTSTTEQLMEHWRKGIFLFLSSQTISLFGTSLVQYAIMWYVTLKTESGVMMTVFIICGFIPTFLLSPVAGVWADRYNRKRLIMLSDAMIAAATLILAILFLMGYESVWLMFVMAAIRAVGTGIQTPAVGAILPQLVPKDELTRVNGINGTLQAVNMFVAPMVSAALLSLASIEIIFFIDVVTAAIAILILLLFLKISIHTKATEPQTTSYFHDLKEGILFIKNHDFLKTFFSFFAIFFVLFAPAAFLTPLQVTRSFGDDVWRLTAIEIAFSVGMMAGGGLIAAWGGFKNKVQTMAISSIIMGVCTVALGVVPVFWIYLVFMGIFGVAMPMFNTPTTVLLQESVDENYLGRIFGVFGMISTSMMPTGMLIFGPMADVIAIEWLLIGTGLLVMILAIFLATNKVLIESGKSVE, from the coding sequence ATGACAAGTACAACGGAGCAGCTTATGGAGCATTGGAGGAAGGGTATTTTTCTTTTTCTCAGCAGTCAGACTATTTCTTTATTTGGTACGTCTTTAGTTCAATATGCGATTATGTGGTATGTGACGTTGAAGACGGAGTCGGGTGTTATGATGACCGTGTTTATTATTTGTGGCTTCATCCCGACCTTTTTGTTATCGCCTGTTGCCGGGGTTTGGGCCGATCGATATAATCGTAAACGGTTGATCATGTTATCGGATGCGATGATTGCAGCGGCGACGCTAATATTAGCGATTCTCTTTTTGATGGGTTACGAATCGGTGTGGCTCATGTTTGTCATGGCTGCGATTCGGGCGGTCGGGACAGGGATTCAAACACCTGCCGTTGGCGCGATTTTGCCCCAATTAGTACCTAAAGATGAACTGACAAGAGTAAATGGTATCAATGGAACGTTGCAAGCTGTCAACATGTTTGTTGCTCCGATGGTGAGTGCTGCCCTTTTGTCACTGGCTTCGATTGAAATCATTTTCTTTATTGATGTAGTGACGGCGGCGATTGCGATTTTAATTTTACTATTGTTCTTGAAAATATCTATACATACGAAGGCAACGGAACCGCAAACAACGAGTTATTTTCATGATTTAAAAGAAGGCATTCTTTTTATTAAAAATCATGACTTTTTGAAAACATTCTTTTCATTCTTCGCGATATTCTTTGTGTTATTTGCCCCCGCAGCGTTCTTAACCCCACTACAGGTGACGCGTAGCTTTGGCGATGATGTGTGGCGCCTGACGGCAATCGAAATTGCCTTTTCGGTTGGAATGATGGCTGGCGGCGGTTTGATCGCTGCTTGGGGAGGATTCAAGAACAAGGTACAAACAATGGCAATTTCCAGCATTATTATGGGTGTCTGCACTGTAGCGCTAGGGGTTGTGCCGGTATTCTGGATTTACCTGGTCTTTATGGGGATTTTCGGAGTTGCGATGCCGATGTTTAATACGCCAACAACGGTGTTATTACAGGAGTCGGTTGATGAGAATTATTTAGGAAGGATTTTTGGTGTGTTTGGGATGATCTCAACGTCGATGATGCCGACGGGGATGCTGATTTTTGGTCCAATGGCAGATGTGATCGCAATCGAATGGCTATTGATCGGGACTGGCTTGCTCGTGATGATTCTGGCCATTTTCTTAGCCACCAACAAGGTCTTGATTGAATCGGGAAAGAGTGTGGAATAG
- a CDS encoding DoxX family protein: protein MNFKNEIGAFILRVTLGVLFLIHGIVKFQGGIENTVGWFSSIGLPGFMAYGVALLEIIGGVALIIGLATRYVSALYALLMIGAILKVKLSLGLLGNGQMAGYELDLAFLVMAVYLVITDSKFLSVNQLFSQKNSI from the coding sequence TTGAATTTTAAAAACGAAATCGGAGCATTTATTTTACGAGTAACATTAGGGGTATTATTTTTAATCCATGGAATTGTAAAGTTTCAGGGTGGAATCGAAAATACCGTAGGCTGGTTTAGCAGCATCGGATTGCCAGGTTTTATGGCGTATGGCGTTGCTTTGCTTGAAATCATCGGTGGTGTCGCTTTAATTATTGGTTTGGCTACTAGATACGTATCCGCTTTGTATGCATTATTAATGATTGGAGCAATACTAAAAGTAAAACTTTCCCTTGGTTTATTGGGTAATGGACAAATGGCAGGGTATGAATTAGATCTTGCATTTCTAGTAATGGCAGTTTATCTAGTAATCACTGACAGCAAGTTTTTGTCTGTTAATCAATTGTTTAGCCAGAAGAATTCTATTTAA
- a CDS encoding DNA alkylation repair protein produces the protein MNFETVMQELSTLGSERNKKTYIGNGAHEPLFGVATGKMKPIAKKIKKDQPLAEQLYATGNYDAMYFAGIIADPKMMTETDFERWIDGAYFYMLSDYVVAVTLAETDIAQAVADKWIASGEELRMSAGWSCYCWLLGNRLDSEFSESKIASMLDRVEQTIHASPDRTKSAMNNFIYTVGISYVPLHNKALETAKAIGPVEIKRDNKKSSILLAAETIQKELDRGKLGFKRKYVRC, from the coding sequence ATGAACTTTGAAACTGTGATGCAGGAACTCTCAACACTCGGCAGTGAACGAAACAAAAAGACTTATATAGGCAATGGTGCACATGAGCCACTTTTTGGCGTCGCTACAGGCAAAATGAAGCCGATCGCTAAGAAAATCAAGAAAGATCAGCCCTTAGCCGAACAGCTTTATGCCACCGGTAATTACGATGCGATGTATTTTGCAGGCATTATTGCAGACCCCAAGATGATGACTGAGACGGATTTTGAGCGGTGGATTGATGGGGCATACTTTTATATGCTATCCGATTATGTGGTTGCAGTAACTTTAGCTGAAACTGATATTGCGCAAGCTGTTGCAGATAAATGGATTGCTAGCGGGGAGGAACTAAGAATGTCGGCAGGCTGGAGCTGTTATTGCTGGCTATTGGGGAATCGCCTGGACAGTGAATTTAGTGAAAGTAAGATTGCCAGTATGCTTGATAGGGTGGAACAAACGATTCACGCTTCTCCTGATCGAACGAAATCCGCTATGAATAATTTTATCTACACAGTCGGGATTTCGTATGTGCCTCTACATAATAAGGCGTTGGAAACTGCAAAGGCAATCGGACCAGTAGAAATCAAGCGGGACAATAAAAAAAGCAGTATCCTCCTAGCAGCTGAAACTATTCAAAAGGAACTCGATCGAGGCAAGCTCGGGTTTAAACGCAAATATGTAAGGTGTTAA
- a CDS encoding helix-turn-helix transcriptional regulator — protein MLSNKLVVCRAEKSWTQQELADRVEVSRQTIAALEKNKYNPSLVLAFKIAKAFGKPITDVFDYEEE, from the coding sequence GTGCTTAGCAATAAATTAGTCGTATGTAGGGCAGAAAAAAGCTGGACACAGCAGGAACTCGCCGATCGAGTGGAGGTTAGCCGACAGACAATCGCTGCCTTGGAGAAAAACAAATACAACCCATCATTAGTATTAGCATTCAAAATTGCAAAAGCATTCGGTAAACCAATAACAGATGTATTTGATTATGAGGAGGAATAA
- a CDS encoding dynamin family protein — protein MFLQQNMDAILPIIEKTKDPELQPMFDLLQERIDYPESFVTLLGETSSGKSSLINGLLGKEVLPVSSSPTTGTVVELYEYEEETDITPYALLKNARLRQLTMEQFRDESAQSSSEVSRLRLNIPNMPQGLQGMRLFDTPGYGSIHKEHEDVLKDFIPNSDVIIYVVNYRVGLGENDAVFLQYIQHFLQEDIRFFLVINRAPETATVKDVRIKEIIRYAQDLLHTDVTYFIIPSIPGEGVKLPVANDLWNAVRQEVQSEHRKHQVEHVLQNYQIQLLQQAEYYWQQLLALAKVSNEELVLLQQSIQELQLKKTKANLKIDETFERLDRQIPKYFADSRKKMNQVIEREILSSNKWASAEECTGYVQTHLMPRYEKLERKQISYYIEQELTKLNMELEELVNEAIVNFQTKIEMISNHFEPIVEGISRKIAHRATDGALKTFLARYGGRGGAGAGVANVAKKGLKYAGKLVGKTFSRETHNALASFLKKIGATSTRNLSIAVSIFIEGVFYVIEANRWQIRLIGDVEKGTLKWEQDTVETVIKDLKELRKVNHENMDENFDDYLKMMNSQDLNASSVTYVEDIERNIKEIQELVTKMEKERVTV, from the coding sequence ATGTTCCTACAGCAAAACATGGATGCGATTTTACCAATCATTGAAAAAACAAAGGATCCAGAGCTTCAGCCCATGTTCGATTTATTACAGGAACGAATTGACTATCCTGAAAGCTTTGTAACGCTTCTTGGTGAAACGAGTTCGGGAAAATCATCCTTAATTAATGGGTTACTTGGCAAGGAAGTGCTGCCCGTATCATCAAGTCCTACGACTGGAACGGTCGTTGAGCTATATGAGTATGAAGAGGAGACTGACATAACCCCATATGCGTTGTTAAAAAATGCCCGTCTTCGCCAACTAACGATGGAACAATTTCGTGATGAGTCAGCACAAAGCTCGAGTGAGGTATCAAGATTACGATTAAACATTCCAAATATGCCACAAGGGTTACAAGGGATGCGTTTGTTTGACACTCCAGGTTATGGGTCAATTCATAAGGAACACGAAGATGTATTAAAAGATTTTATTCCGAACAGCGATGTGATTATTTACGTCGTCAATTATCGAGTGGGTCTCGGAGAAAATGATGCAGTGTTTTTACAATACATACAACATTTCCTACAAGAGGATATTCGTTTTTTCTTAGTAATTAACCGTGCACCTGAAACGGCAACCGTAAAAGATGTTCGAATAAAAGAAATTATCCGATATGCTCAAGATTTATTGCATACGGATGTGACGTATTTTATCATACCGAGTATTCCTGGAGAGGGCGTTAAACTTCCTGTTGCAAACGATCTGTGGAATGCAGTCCGACAAGAGGTGCAATCAGAGCATCGTAAACACCAAGTAGAGCATGTACTTCAAAACTATCAAATTCAACTACTGCAACAGGCTGAATATTACTGGCAACAACTATTAGCTTTAGCGAAAGTTAGTAATGAAGAACTTGTATTGCTTCAACAATCCATTCAGGAATTACAACTGAAAAAAACGAAAGCGAATTTGAAGATCGATGAAACCTTTGAACGGTTAGACCGTCAAATCCCGAAATATTTTGCGGATTCCCGTAAAAAAATGAATCAAGTCATAGAGAGGGAAATACTCAGTTCTAATAAATGGGCGTCAGCAGAAGAATGTACGGGTTATGTTCAGACACATTTAATGCCTCGTTATGAAAAATTAGAACGAAAGCAAATTTCTTATTATATAGAGCAGGAACTAACGAAACTTAATATGGAATTAGAAGAGTTAGTGAATGAAGCCATTGTAAACTTTCAAACTAAAATTGAAATGATTAGTAATCATTTTGAGCCAATTGTAGAAGGCATAAGTAGGAAGATTGCTCATCGGGCAACGGATGGAGCATTAAAAACCTTTTTAGCTCGCTATGGTGGACGTGGTGGAGCCGGAGCAGGCGTTGCAAATGTTGCCAAAAAAGGGCTGAAATATGCCGGAAAACTAGTGGGAAAAACCTTTTCTCGTGAGACTCATAATGCTTTAGCCAGCTTCCTTAAAAAAATTGGGGCGACTTCCACACGTAATTTGTCCATTGCTGTCAGCATCTTTATTGAAGGGGTGTTCTATGTCATCGAGGCAAATCGATGGCAGATTCGTTTAATTGGCGATGTTGAGAAAGGCACCCTAAAATGGGAGCAAGATACAGTTGAAACGGTTATAAAGGATTTAAAGGAATTGCGAAAAGTGAATCATGAAAATATGGATGAAAACTTCGATGACTATTTAAAAATGATGAATTCACAAGATCTAAATGCATCAAGTGTTACCTATGTAGAAGACATTGAGCGGAATATCAAAGAGATTCAAGAACTAGTAACAAAAATGGAGAAGGAGCGAGTTACCGTATGA
- a CDS encoding dynamin family protein, translating to MIQALFEEQRVINIFNQVLGMPDSNTELSYFQTIQHKIKNSKSQEFYVPVLGIQGTGKSSFLNALLMDELILPVDADETTCVSVEIRYGQSGAPIMVHFEHEPPISISNPEQLVQYVHNDYNPGNEKKVTFIQVFKDHPLLKNGVVFVDLPGVGSLTQSNIKMTMDYIEKLSAAIFMLRTVPPITKQEANFLKAVWPKLSKAWFIQNQWNDESQQEVEDGKAHNIRVLEDIRDAHRMNQPIDVRIINVYAALKAQLTNDSQLRETSGLSAFEHLFAAISTSWSTALDDELRSIQQKAFADVKTVLQKQIELFEKGPHEHYEWLRREEEELEKMVEENNKVLRSLEKMLSEEEARLSTFVRTIVRDGKENLRADMQRIVKGNVVDGERLSNAFQDCQKDVTDDILEAYLEEMTDLKLRVEESFHHLQVRDMDGSFDSFENFSKKEQIKFEKGIQSVFTLGTGAAVLLLSSNPFGWAALGATVLFTTIAGMIGKKAKQVTQESRQRNTMDQLEEPINNFARKIDKSLTEQLSSYIFSIRGTAKKIKVEQERILEDTYEEQRRIRFVEMDEYKVQQQKLMDDLAYIKSLELK from the coding sequence ATGATTCAAGCCTTATTTGAAGAACAGCGGGTCATTAATATTTTTAACCAAGTGTTAGGAATGCCAGATTCGAATACAGAGCTATCTTATTTCCAAACAATTCAGCACAAAATTAAAAACAGTAAATCACAGGAGTTTTATGTGCCGGTCCTCGGTATTCAAGGAACAGGAAAAAGTAGTTTTTTGAATGCTTTGTTAATGGACGAGCTCATTTTACCCGTTGATGCCGATGAAACTACTTGCGTATCGGTCGAGATTCGATACGGTCAATCGGGAGCTCCCATTATGGTTCATTTCGAACATGAGCCACCTATATCCATTTCAAATCCGGAGCAACTCGTGCAGTATGTACATAATGACTATAATCCTGGTAATGAAAAAAAGGTAACGTTTATTCAAGTATTTAAAGACCATCCACTATTAAAAAATGGTGTGGTATTTGTTGATTTACCTGGTGTAGGAAGTCTTACCCAAAGCAATATTAAAATGACCATGGATTATATCGAAAAGCTATCAGCCGCTATTTTCATGCTCCGGACCGTGCCGCCTATTACGAAACAGGAGGCGAATTTTCTAAAAGCTGTTTGGCCAAAGCTGTCTAAAGCGTGGTTTATCCAGAACCAATGGAATGATGAATCCCAACAAGAGGTGGAAGACGGGAAGGCTCATAACATCCGAGTGCTTGAAGATATTCGCGATGCACATCGGATGAACCAACCAATCGACGTACGTATCATTAACGTTTATGCTGCTTTGAAGGCACAGTTAACAAATGACTCCCAATTACGTGAAACCTCTGGACTTTCGGCATTTGAGCACTTATTTGCAGCGATTTCAACCTCGTGGTCAACTGCACTTGATGACGAGCTAAGGTCTATTCAGCAAAAGGCCTTTGCGGATGTTAAAACAGTCCTGCAAAAACAAATTGAGCTTTTTGAAAAAGGACCACATGAGCATTATGAGTGGTTGAGACGTGAAGAAGAAGAACTTGAGAAAATGGTCGAAGAGAATAATAAAGTGCTCCGTTCGTTAGAGAAGATGTTATCGGAGGAGGAAGCAAGATTATCTACATTTGTTCGAACCATTGTCCGTGATGGAAAAGAAAATTTGCGAGCTGATATGCAACGGATTGTCAAAGGAAATGTCGTTGACGGTGAACGTTTATCAAATGCATTTCAAGATTGTCAAAAAGACGTAACTGATGACATTTTAGAAGCATATTTGGAAGAGATGACCGACTTAAAGCTTAGGGTGGAGGAGTCCTTTCATCATTTACAAGTACGGGATATGGACGGTTCTTTTGACTCTTTTGAAAATTTCTCAAAAAAAGAACAAATTAAATTTGAAAAAGGAATTCAGAGTGTTTTTACACTCGGTACAGGAGCTGCCGTCCTATTGCTTTCTAGCAATCCGTTTGGCTGGGCAGCACTTGGAGCGACCGTCTTATTTACGACTATAGCTGGTATGATTGGGAAAAAAGCCAAGCAAGTCACACAGGAATCTCGTCAGCGGAACACGATGGATCAATTAGAAGAACCGATTAACAACTTCGCGAGAAAAATAGATAAATCATTGACTGAACAATTATCATCCTACATCTTCTCAATCCGTGGTACAGCCAAAAAGATTAAAGTAGAACAAGAACGAATTCTAGAGGATACATATGAAGAACAACGAAGAATTCGCTTCGTTGAAATGGATGAATATAAAGTGCAGCAACAGAAGTTAATGGACGATTTAGCCTACATTAAATCCTTGGAGTTGAAATAA
- a CDS encoding dynamin family protein, protein MNEIYFGKKINSLLKRDEVSRKYFKNHTIDLDSKLERWQDETIRIGLVGVTSSGKSTLLNALLGDNILPTAVRPSSGSIIICSKGPTTNAKIIFEDDRHVKVDEENVAAALKKYGDESENQNNRYKVKEIHLQSKHFLLPKEVQIIDSPGLDAYGLERHEELTLSTLLPTIDLCLYVVTLKTNSDETTKRILAQINDQHKPMIIVQNMLDSLEPKLGKNGRVEKTRKVIAEEHMNRTKRILDAIDTNLHEIVQIVQLSAKRAVDGRREGSSQKIKESQIQNLIHMIQSYQEKKGPQLFHTRGNSLKTMIASIIEEERKLSGSQASFDQEIQQIEKNSGNSFDHQKKRGKRSNKKSWS, encoded by the coding sequence TTGAATGAAATCTATTTTGGAAAAAAGATTAATAGCCTATTAAAAAGGGATGAGGTTTCAAGAAAATATTTTAAAAACCATACCATTGATTTGGATTCGAAACTTGAGAGATGGCAAGACGAGACGATTCGGATTGGACTTGTCGGAGTTACTAGTAGTGGGAAATCCACTCTATTGAATGCCTTACTAGGTGATAATATTCTGCCTACAGCCGTCAGGCCAAGTTCTGGCTCTATTATTATTTGTTCAAAAGGACCAACAACTAATGCAAAAATAATATTTGAAGACGACCGTCATGTAAAAGTGGATGAGGAAAATGTGGCAGCTGCTTTAAAAAAATATGGTGATGAATCAGAAAATCAGAACAATCGATACAAGGTAAAAGAAATCCATTTGCAATCCAAGCATTTTTTACTACCAAAAGAAGTTCAAATTATTGATAGCCCTGGATTGGATGCATATGGGCTCGAGCGACATGAGGAATTGACATTATCCACGCTTCTACCGACGATTGACCTCTGTTTGTATGTCGTTACATTAAAAACAAATTCAGACGAAACAACAAAAAGGATCCTTGCCCAAATCAATGACCAACATAAGCCGATGATTATTGTCCAAAACATGTTGGATTCACTTGAACCAAAGCTAGGTAAAAACGGTCGAGTGGAAAAAACTCGGAAGGTGATTGCCGAAGAGCATATGAATCGAACGAAACGTATTTTGGATGCGATAGATACAAACTTGCATGAAATCGTTCAAATCGTTCAGCTCTCTGCCAAGCGAGCAGTGGATGGACGGCGCGAAGGCTCATCACAAAAGATAAAAGAATCGCAAATTCAAAACCTAATACATATGATTCAATCATACCAAGAAAAAAAGGGGCCGCAGCTTTTCCATACTCGGGGGAATAGTTTAAAAACCATGATTGCTTCTATTATTGAGGAAGAGAGAAAACTATCTGGTAGTCAGGCGTCGTTTGACCAGGAAATTCAACAAATAGAGAAAAACTCGGGGAACAGCTTCGATCATCAAAAGAAAAGAGGAAAAAGGTCGAACAAAAAAAGCTGGAGCTAG